A single genomic interval of Brevibacillus brevis harbors:
- a CDS encoding TolC family protein has product MNFPYSKKKWMSISLAAVLTTALGAGSLTASANTGSDQTKAPTTVQASNDKTAAQTGTESQSTPEAATSDELTLEKAVEQSLKTNAKLNETRLDAKNADINQSLTYVSNSEMPSSTIETLEDAQRKFVTNENGKVNKKLNALYVKSAEAKTKLGAQDVYYKLIFAQDDLNLKKQSLARSEAQLKVAKAAFDVGTNAKTDVLEAEMGVAAAKAQLKSAENAVEIALMNLNDFLGVDLNKEWKLVTSNKQTAPIKLTLEQAKQQALTNRVEITRAEEELKLAELNVKLIDEYLAVSTLQGQQARNNVEKAKLSIDEQKRVVTKDVTEAYLNLNAAREAIEFRKSAKDSAAESYRLKNLRFENGLATTLEVIQSEEALSTSENEYQKAVLTYNLAVVAFETALGN; this is encoded by the coding sequence GTGAATTTTCCATATTCGAAAAAGAAATGGATGTCCATCAGTTTGGCGGCAGTATTAACAACAGCACTTGGCGCAGGAAGCTTGACGGCATCTGCGAATACAGGCTCCGATCAAACAAAGGCACCTACAACTGTACAAGCATCAAATGATAAAACAGCAGCACAAACCGGTACAGAAAGCCAGTCTACTCCTGAGGCAGCTACAAGTGATGAGCTGACTTTGGAAAAAGCTGTTGAACAGTCTCTGAAGACAAATGCTAAGCTGAATGAGACACGTCTGGATGCCAAAAATGCAGACATTAATCAGTCACTTACTTATGTGAGTAACTCTGAAATGCCAAGTAGTACAATAGAGACGCTAGAAGATGCACAACGCAAATTTGTAACAAACGAGAATGGGAAAGTGAACAAAAAGCTCAATGCACTGTACGTAAAATCAGCTGAAGCAAAAACAAAGCTAGGGGCACAAGATGTCTATTACAAGCTGATTTTTGCTCAAGATGATTTAAACTTGAAGAAACAAAGCTTGGCGCGTTCAGAAGCACAGTTGAAGGTAGCAAAGGCTGCATTCGATGTGGGGACGAATGCAAAAACAGATGTTTTGGAAGCAGAGATGGGAGTAGCAGCGGCAAAAGCACAATTGAAGTCTGCGGAAAACGCTGTAGAAATTGCCCTCATGAATCTGAATGACTTCCTCGGAGTAGATTTAAATAAAGAATGGAAGCTCGTCACATCGAATAAGCAAACGGCTCCTATTAAGCTGACGCTCGAACAAGCGAAGCAGCAGGCACTCACCAACCGGGTAGAAATTACGAGAGCAGAAGAAGAGCTCAAGCTGGCTGAACTGAACGTGAAGCTGATCGATGAGTATTTGGCTGTATCTACTCTTCAAGGTCAGCAGGCACGCAACAATGTGGAAAAAGCTAAGCTTTCCATCGATGAACAAAAGCGTGTTGTTACTAAAGATGTAACAGAAGCATATCTCAACCTGAATGCGGCAAGAGAAGCGATTGAGTTCCGCAAGTCTGCAAAGGACTCTGCTGCGGAGAGCTATCGCCTGAAAAATCTGCGCTTTGAAAATGGCCTCGCAACTACTTTGGAGGTTATCCAGTCCGAAGAAGCATTGTCTACCAGTGAGAACGAGTACCAAAAAGCTGTTTTGACATACAATCTGGCTGTTGTAGCTTTTGAAACAGCACTGGGTAACTAA
- a CDS encoding YigZ family protein, producing the protein MLTQYKTIAGYGEDYIVIERSRFIGYAQRVTTEEEATAFIAMIKKKHWDATHNCSAFVIGENDQIQRSSDDGEPSGTAGKPILECIKKNGVKDTVVVVTRYFGGIKLGAGGLVRAYTAGTVTALKAAKIVVHTLHQTISVSVDYTWWGKVENELRLGDHRVSSTDFTDKVTAHVLIPEGEQDEFVARMVDLTNGQAQIVLGEKEYVEVPVDAVGDVEEE; encoded by the coding sequence ATGCTTACCCAATACAAAACGATCGCTGGCTACGGTGAGGACTATATCGTTATTGAACGCTCCCGTTTTATCGGATATGCCCAGCGGGTTACAACGGAGGAAGAAGCGACAGCGTTTATCGCGATGATTAAAAAGAAGCACTGGGACGCTACCCATAACTGTTCCGCTTTTGTCATTGGCGAAAACGATCAGATTCAGCGCTCAAGTGATGACGGGGAGCCCAGTGGTACAGCTGGCAAACCGATTCTCGAGTGTATCAAGAAAAACGGTGTGAAAGATACGGTCGTCGTCGTCACCCGCTATTTCGGCGGAATCAAGCTAGGGGCAGGTGGACTCGTTCGGGCTTATACAGCGGGAACGGTCACTGCACTAAAGGCTGCGAAGATCGTGGTGCATACCTTGCATCAAACCATTTCTGTCAGCGTCGACTACACGTGGTGGGGCAAGGTGGAAAACGAGCTGCGTCTGGGCGATCATCGCGTAAGTAGTACGGATTTCACAGACAAGGTTACGGCGCATGTGTTGATTCCTGAGGGTGAACAGGATGAGTTCGTCGCGCGAATGGTTGATTTGACGAATGGACAAGCTCAGATCGTGCTCGGGGAAAAGGAATATGTCGAGGTTCCGGTGGACGCGGTTGGAGATGTGGAAGAAGAGTAA
- a CDS encoding S-layer homology domain-containing protein: MNKSYQQFRRWLAMCLTMMIIVTGVLPAVPAFAALGSNWNTGAGIKTPTDYLATGSGNGYAYSTPIKTKSKLIYGVELFYKDTSKNGQGVDVSIDGVPLANNQLFANDKIILPDFQLNSSGAVTKVTVRPKVTLDPTNDTTEIYFQYTPTPSPSGTGPLKFTNSGQGEHQSDPKKVTSRTVTGLPYTYSISAAVDKTQAVEVQVNGVTVRTVNGAGGVLPDIDLSPGLNAVQLFAPNTGERDVIYYEYNSQNSPISITNFSGGTTAYNPVVYGDSTITLIGTYGSGVTGSSLRIKLITNNGQTVQDLSNTAPSINGSTFTFSNISLKPGLNQVAFYEKVGNVTKEHYQFFVQYNNTPLVSDLKVNDTPLNDPNVTSSPTYITVPSTNRLNLNMDGKALNADTVEVKNLRTGDVVKTQVNRTGSFGLSVPSQLGENTLEIRVFNQNKEVGTFVRKLLVTTTSSGSSDQFYKVMLGGVSLQPNQLSTVTGATYSPAMTLNGAALLKFVDIAGEQQFQEFKVTISEGGSKSEYKSGSGLTFTPIGNPQSGFTEYAVTVGVPAGVFQDGKTYKVSLSYQYLTKASNNTVTSPSGFINVANYEYEFKYLDSTKPNITKVVNLANAQELSPTAANTIVTSPLELKVVTQNISNPNSTVNITYNGQTLAAGTDYVIQAGSDGFTLTLRKLPQGQGKLVIGYNGGTASTSAAYTLDIRITPYAQITYVDATGQVRSFEDGYQVKSENDIRNLDGKVYNYVLKSGNIEATLNGATINITDIDTNKGTFLIQKDQLGYKKGNNVLKITLKDDPKTVFTYNVSYNTSKTPSVEDVKLEIISNGKTEELMKKAGDPSYKTGANFLSSLSFTVNDATHVYIEKNGKRINDFRYKSGDWDQDTTNQEYVKTRLEAALNNDLEDLFDEHNIDSQSRSRFGGKMSTKKYGDLVEEVQDAVTDAKEQEQKLGLFPLTLKKGGTTVYTIVAEDDNGTVIRYDINIDQKYSSWEVLSPVKAKENDPYIIVNSNSAVVKVFAENADKVLFGKTEAKVTNTTNPDFYYDDDQGKTIPETYYVFTSTVPLKKGLNTVKFSVVVGDSTYKDEIKIYNASSNVNGAEYRDVLGKKVAFSVFDKQFDLKFPKGTVLLSPDDSRAGQEVKNPNGDIFVDVPLYFGMADRTTGQVTIEEDNLEDRLVLESNFNYASPLYYVDAGDTEAPGGRDPYYDEGDAQDFKSRWQDNLVPSLRGTLTIKYDPSIVNAANNILTIYYHNGDEWRNIGGVVNTGAKTVQVPFAGFGYYMVMKTRESYDDVITHDFARDAIETLYAKGIMPAYSGSSFGANRDMTRGEFATMLVKALALPINAGPYKDSNERDPLEPTFTDVRPNRNTWDYEYKYIETAARAGIIRGKQPGYFRPDDSLTREEAAIMIARALNMKLATLDASKVALNKMFTDAKDVSYYAAPSVLAVSKGKLMNGEVDDPSVKKPTYSFKPTHNLTRAEMAVITVRVMVQLKKLPKQ; encoded by the coding sequence ATGAACAAGTCCTATCAACAATTCCGTCGCTGGCTGGCGATGTGCCTGACGATGATGATAATTGTTACAGGTGTTTTGCCTGCCGTACCTGCTTTTGCGGCACTTGGTTCCAACTGGAATACTGGGGCTGGTATCAAGACGCCAACAGACTATCTTGCGACTGGTAGCGGTAACGGTTATGCCTACAGTACCCCAATCAAGACCAAATCGAAATTAATATATGGTGTCGAGCTTTTTTACAAAGATACCTCGAAAAATGGTCAAGGCGTTGATGTATCAATTGATGGGGTCCCCCTTGCGAATAACCAACTGTTCGCTAATGACAAAATTATACTGCCGGATTTTCAACTGAACAGCAGTGGGGCAGTGACTAAAGTTACGGTAAGACCAAAAGTAACGCTAGATCCAACAAATGATACAACAGAGATCTACTTCCAGTACACACCAACCCCTTCCCCCTCGGGAACAGGCCCGCTAAAGTTCACGAATTCTGGGCAAGGTGAGCATCAAAGCGATCCAAAAAAGGTAACAAGCCGAACAGTAACGGGCTTGCCATACACCTATAGCATCTCAGCCGCAGTGGATAAAACACAGGCTGTCGAAGTCCAAGTAAACGGAGTGACCGTTCGAACTGTAAATGGAGCAGGAGGCGTATTGCCAGATATTGATTTATCTCCTGGTCTGAATGCTGTTCAGCTTTTTGCACCGAATACAGGTGAGCGTGATGTTATTTATTACGAGTACAACTCGCAGAATAGCCCGATTTCGATTACAAACTTTTCGGGTGGAACGACAGCCTATAACCCAGTGGTTTATGGCGATTCCACAATCACACTGATTGGTACGTATGGCAGTGGTGTAACCGGAAGCAGCTTGCGAATCAAGCTGATTACGAACAATGGCCAGACGGTTCAGGATTTATCGAATACTGCTCCATCGATTAACGGAAGCACTTTTACATTTAGCAATATCAGCCTGAAACCAGGTCTGAATCAAGTCGCCTTCTATGAAAAGGTGGGAAATGTAACAAAAGAGCACTACCAGTTCTTTGTTCAATACAACAACACACCACTCGTTAGTGATTTGAAAGTGAATGATACACCACTGAACGATCCGAATGTCACTTCGAGTCCGACTTATATCACAGTTCCTTCGACTAACCGTCTGAATTTGAACATGGACGGAAAAGCACTCAATGCAGATACAGTTGAAGTGAAAAATCTGCGTACAGGTGATGTAGTCAAAACACAGGTGAACCGCACCGGATCTTTTGGATTGAGTGTACCATCGCAGCTTGGTGAAAATACCCTGGAAATCAGAGTGTTCAACCAAAATAAGGAAGTAGGGACATTCGTCCGCAAGCTGTTGGTTACCACTACATCGTCCGGAAGCTCTGATCAGTTTTACAAAGTAATGCTGGGTGGAGTATCACTACAGCCGAACCAACTATCTACGGTAACAGGTGCAACGTATTCTCCAGCCATGACACTGAATGGTGCGGCACTTTTGAAATTTGTAGATATTGCTGGTGAGCAGCAGTTCCAGGAATTCAAGGTCACGATTTCCGAAGGTGGAAGTAAGAGTGAATACAAGAGTGGAAGTGGATTAACCTTTACACCGATCGGCAATCCGCAAAGCGGCTTTACCGAATATGCGGTAACTGTAGGGGTACCAGCAGGAGTCTTCCAGGATGGAAAAACGTACAAAGTATCGTTGAGCTACCAATACTTGACAAAAGCATCGAACAATACCGTAACTTCTCCATCTGGCTTTATTAATGTTGCGAACTACGAGTACGAGTTCAAGTACTTGGACAGCACGAAGCCGAATATTACAAAAGTGGTTAATTTGGCGAATGCACAAGAGTTGTCTCCAACGGCTGCGAATACGATAGTTACTTCGCCGCTGGAATTGAAGGTCGTCACACAAAATATCTCGAATCCAAACTCTACTGTAAACATTACCTACAACGGACAAACACTGGCGGCAGGGACTGACTATGTTATCCAGGCAGGGTCCGATGGATTTACACTTACGCTGAGAAAGCTGCCACAGGGTCAGGGAAAATTGGTAATTGGATATAATGGCGGTACAGCATCGACATCTGCTGCCTATACACTGGATATTCGTATTACTCCATATGCGCAAATCACCTATGTAGATGCAACAGGACAGGTTCGCAGCTTCGAAGACGGATATCAAGTGAAGAGTGAGAACGATATCCGAAATCTTGACGGGAAAGTGTACAACTACGTATTGAAGTCGGGTAATATTGAGGCGACGTTGAACGGAGCAACTATCAACATTACCGATATCGATACCAACAAGGGCACATTCCTGATTCAAAAAGACCAACTTGGTTATAAAAAGGGTAACAACGTCCTGAAAATCACGTTAAAAGACGATCCAAAAACCGTTTTTACCTACAATGTTTCGTATAACACATCCAAGACGCCATCTGTAGAGGATGTGAAGCTGGAGATCATCTCTAATGGTAAAACCGAAGAGCTGATGAAAAAAGCTGGAGACCCATCCTATAAGACGGGTGCCAACTTCTTGAGCAGCCTGAGCTTTACCGTAAATGATGCGACACATGTATATATCGAAAAGAACGGAAAACGGATCAATGATTTCCGCTACAAGAGTGGGGATTGGGATCAAGACACAACGAATCAGGAATACGTAAAGACTCGTCTGGAAGCAGCTTTGAATAACGATTTGGAAGACCTGTTTGATGAGCACAACATTGATTCACAGTCTCGTTCCCGATTTGGAGGGAAAATGAGCACGAAGAAATATGGCGATCTTGTTGAAGAAGTGCAAGATGCTGTAACTGATGCGAAAGAACAGGAACAAAAATTGGGCCTCTTCCCTCTGACTCTGAAAAAGGGTGGAACAACGGTCTACACAATCGTAGCAGAAGATGACAATGGTACTGTCATTCGCTATGACATCAACATCGATCAGAAATATTCCAGCTGGGAAGTTCTGTCCCCAGTAAAAGCAAAAGAAAACGATCCGTACATCATCGTTAATAGCAACAGTGCAGTTGTAAAAGTGTTTGCGGAAAATGCGGATAAAGTATTGTTCGGCAAAACAGAAGCGAAAGTAACGAATACAACAAACCCTGACTTCTATTACGACGATGACCAAGGAAAAACAATTCCAGAAACCTACTACGTGTTTACATCTACAGTTCCACTTAAAAAAGGTTTAAACACAGTGAAATTCTCGGTTGTAGTAGGCGATAGCACCTATAAAGACGAAATCAAGATTTACAATGCGAGCTCGAATGTAAATGGTGCTGAATATCGTGATGTATTAGGGAAGAAAGTAGCGTTTAGCGTATTTGATAAGCAATTTGATCTGAAGTTCCCGAAAGGAACCGTATTGCTGTCACCAGATGACAGCCGTGCTGGCCAAGAAGTGAAGAATCCAAACGGAGACATTTTTGTCGATGTGCCTCTCTATTTTGGTATGGCAGACCGAACAACAGGACAAGTAACCATTGAAGAAGACAATTTGGAGGACAGGCTGGTACTCGAATCCAACTTTAACTACGCAAGTCCGTTGTACTATGTCGATGCAGGTGACACAGAGGCTCCGGGTGGACGTGATCCATACTACGATGAAGGCGATGCTCAGGACTTTAAGAGCCGTTGGCAGGACAATCTTGTTCCAAGCCTCCGTGGAACACTTACCATCAAATATGATCCATCGATCGTAAATGCTGCGAACAACATCTTGACCATTTACTATCACAATGGTGACGAGTGGAGAAACATTGGTGGTGTAGTGAATACTGGCGCGAAAACCGTACAGGTACCGTTTGCTGGATTTGGTTACTACATGGTCATGAAAACAAGAGAATCCTACGATGATGTCATTACCCATGATTTTGCGCGCGATGCGATTGAGACCTTGTATGCAAAAGGAATCATGCCAGCATACAGCGGAAGCAGTTTTGGTGCAAACCGTGACATGACACGTGGTGAATTTGCAACAATGCTGGTAAAAGCGTTGGCACTGCCAATTAACGCAGGTCCATATAAGGATAGCAATGAGCGTGATCCGTTAGAACCAACCTTCACGGATGTCCGTCCTAATCGCAATACGTGGGATTATGAGTACAAGTACATCGAGACGGCTGCTCGCGCTGGGATTATTCGTGGAAAACAGCCAGGCTACTTCCGTCCAGACGACTCTCTGACGCGTGAAGAAGCAGCAATCATGATTGCGCGTGCACTCAACATGAAATTGGCTACACTCGATGCATCCAAAGTGGCCTTGAATAAAATGTTTACAGATGCGAAAGATGTAAGCTACTATGCAGCTCCATCTGTACTGGCTGTCAGCAAAGGCAAGCTGATGAACGGTGAAGTCGATGACCCATCCGTGAAAAAGCCAACCTACAGCTTCAAGCCAACTCATAATTTGACTCGTGCAGAGATGGCTGTTATCACAGTACGTGTGATGGTCCAACTCAAAAAACTGCCTAAGCAGTAA
- a CDS encoding glycosyltransferase family 4 protein gives MSTLILGFLTSLIISFIATPYVKNLAVKVGAVDAPNQRKVHTRIMPRMGGLAIYIGYLVAFFLFVPYTSISEMLGIFIGSTIVMVVGMLDDKYQLSPKWKLLGQLVATAIVVIPFGLKIGVVNLPYSGSIDFSSGWLFWLAIPITMFWIVGVTNAVNLIDGLDGLSAGVSAIAAGTMGVMALLMDDYKVATYCFVLLGAILGFLYFNFHPARLFMGDTGSLFLGFNLAALSIMGFKEALFVSFIIPIVVLGVPLWDTFFAIVRRIVNKKPISSPDKGHLHHCLLNMGLSHRSTVLMIYSISIFFGMMAILLTKTTKWTTIIVMVALLIVIHLGTEIVGLVSRRHRPLINTYRRIKIKQAEQQRRTN, from the coding sequence ATGTCTACACTAATCCTCGGATTTCTGACTTCGCTGATCATATCGTTTATTGCAACACCGTATGTAAAAAACCTGGCTGTAAAAGTAGGAGCAGTGGATGCCCCGAACCAGCGCAAGGTACACACGCGAATCATGCCACGTATGGGTGGCTTGGCTATTTATATCGGTTATCTGGTTGCGTTCTTCCTATTTGTCCCGTATACAAGCATATCGGAAATGCTGGGAATTTTTATCGGAAGCACGATCGTGATGGTCGTCGGCATGCTCGATGACAAATACCAGCTCTCACCGAAGTGGAAGCTGCTCGGACAGCTAGTCGCAACAGCGATTGTCGTCATTCCTTTTGGCTTGAAGATCGGCGTCGTGAATCTGCCGTATAGCGGAAGCATTGATTTCAGTAGTGGTTGGCTTTTCTGGCTCGCGATTCCGATCACGATGTTTTGGATTGTCGGTGTAACGAACGCGGTGAACTTGATTGACGGTCTCGATGGGCTGTCGGCCGGTGTATCAGCAATTGCTGCAGGGACAATGGGTGTCATGGCCTTGTTGATGGATGATTACAAGGTAGCGACCTACTGTTTCGTGCTCCTCGGAGCGATCCTGGGCTTTCTCTACTTTAACTTTCATCCGGCTCGTCTGTTCATGGGCGATACCGGTTCGCTTTTCTTGGGCTTCAACTTGGCTGCTCTGTCGATCATGGGCTTTAAAGAAGCGTTGTTCGTTTCCTTTATCATTCCAATCGTAGTGCTGGGTGTACCGCTCTGGGATACGTTCTTCGCCATTGTGCGCCGCATCGTGAACAAAAAGCCGATTTCAAGCCCAGACAAAGGGCATTTGCATCACTGTTTGCTGAACATGGGTCTGTCCCATCGTTCGACTGTACTCATGATTTACTCGATCAGCATTTTCTTCGGGATGATGGCAATCCTGCTGACGAAGACGACGAAGTGGACCACGATTATCGTCATGGTTGCGTTGTTGATCGTTATCCACCTTGGAACCGAGATCGTTGGACTCGTTAGCCGTCGCCATCGCCCGCTGATTAATACGTATAGAAGGATCAAAATTAAGCAAGCCGAACAACAGCGTCGGACGAATTAA
- a CDS encoding WecB/TagA/CpsF family glycosyltransferase, whose translation MTKQVATILDVPFTTRGFRETVDHITERIQSGQKTHVVTANPEIVMVARENRAFRSIVEQAYVVPDGIGIVYAAKWTNQPIYERVTGVELLEALMAKADQHQWGVYLLGAKPDVIHLAKDKLSARYPNARIVGCRDGYFRPEEETQIVQEIAEAKPQLLFVALGAPRQDEWMAKYRDQLNASLMMGVGGSFDVISGKVKRAPEIWQKLHLEWFYRLASEPSRWKRQLAIPRFVLTVLKEKWSSRS comes from the coding sequence ATGACCAAACAGGTCGCAACCATATTAGATGTGCCATTTACGACTCGCGGTTTCCGTGAGACTGTCGATCATATAACAGAGCGCATACAAAGCGGTCAAAAGACCCACGTGGTGACTGCCAATCCGGAAATCGTCATGGTAGCGAGAGAGAATCGCGCTTTTCGTTCTATTGTAGAACAAGCCTATGTCGTTCCAGATGGAATTGGAATCGTATACGCTGCTAAATGGACGAATCAGCCGATTTATGAGCGCGTTACGGGTGTGGAACTGCTGGAAGCGCTCATGGCGAAAGCCGATCAACATCAGTGGGGCGTGTATTTACTCGGCGCCAAGCCGGATGTCATTCATTTGGCAAAAGACAAACTGAGTGCTCGTTATCCGAATGCCCGAATCGTCGGATGTCGAGATGGTTATTTTCGTCCAGAGGAAGAAACGCAAATTGTACAAGAAATTGCCGAAGCGAAACCGCAGCTCCTGTTTGTCGCACTGGGTGCGCCCAGACAAGATGAATGGATGGCGAAGTATCGCGATCAGTTAAATGCCTCCCTGATGATGGGGGTAGGCGGAAGCTTTGACGTCATTTCCGGGAAAGTGAAGCGCGCTCCCGAGATCTGGCAAAAACTGCATTTGGAATGGTTTTATCGACTTGCTTCCGAGCCTTCCCGCTGGAAGCGTCAACTGGCTATTCCTCGGTTTGTTCTAACCGTACTGAAAGAAAAATGGAGTAGCCGTTCCTAG
- the fabZ gene encoding 3-hydroxyacyl-ACP dehydratase FabZ: MEIKAPLDIMQIQEIIPHRYPFLLIDKIEELELGKRAVGIKNVTVNEPFFQGHFPGYPVMPGVLIVEALAQVGAVAMLSMEEHQGKIGLFAGIDEFRFKDQVKPGDTLVLEVELTRVRGTVGKGHGKALVNGKVVAEGGLMFALTAGNKAHS, translated from the coding sequence ATGGAAATCAAAGCGCCTTTGGATATTATGCAAATTCAGGAAATCATTCCGCATCGTTACCCGTTTTTGCTGATAGACAAAATCGAAGAGCTGGAGTTAGGAAAAAGAGCAGTTGGAATTAAAAATGTCACGGTAAATGAACCGTTTTTCCAAGGCCATTTTCCTGGTTATCCAGTTATGCCTGGTGTCCTTATTGTGGAAGCACTGGCACAGGTTGGGGCAGTAGCGATGCTCAGCATGGAGGAACATCAAGGAAAAATCGGACTGTTTGCAGGTATTGATGAATTCCGTTTCAAAGATCAGGTGAAGCCGGGAGATACGCTGGTACTTGAGGTTGAGCTTACTCGTGTGCGTGGTACCGTCGGCAAAGGGCATGGAAAAGCATTGGTAAATGGGAAAGTAGTAGCAGAGGGTGGATTGATGTTTGCCCTAACGGCAGGAAATAAGGCACATTCATGA
- a CDS encoding CDP-alcohol phosphatidyltransferase family protein translates to MSVNLPNLLTIFRIVLIPLYLYVFFSEFPYHVEIALGILILAGVTDIADGYIARKHKLVTTIGMMLDPLADKLMMLAVIASLFLTDRISIWAALFFFVRDLAMIVTGAVYHFRGKKTVPANAYGKLTTVLLYVVIPLVMYRYEYSEEILWSVIAFSFIVSAIYLAKARLLNRV, encoded by the coding sequence ATGTCCGTGAATCTTCCTAATTTGCTTACGATCTTTCGCATCGTGCTCATCCCTTTGTACCTGTATGTCTTTTTTTCGGAGTTTCCGTATCATGTTGAAATCGCTTTAGGCATTTTGATTTTGGCGGGAGTGACCGATATTGCGGACGGGTACATCGCGCGGAAGCATAAGCTTGTGACCACCATCGGAATGATGTTAGATCCTCTGGCAGATAAATTAATGATGTTGGCGGTCATCGCCTCATTATTTTTGACGGATCGAATCAGTATATGGGCCGCTCTGTTTTTCTTTGTGCGCGATCTGGCAATGATAGTAACAGGAGCTGTGTACCATTTCCGCGGGAAAAAAACCGTCCCGGCAAACGCCTATGGCAAGCTGACAACTGTTCTGTTGTATGTTGTCATCCCACTGGTAATGTATCGCTATGAGTACAGTGAAGAGATACTTTGGTCGGTTATAGCGTTCTCCTTTATTGTGAGCGCGATTTATCTGGCGAAGGCTCGACTATTGAACCGCGTGTAA
- a CDS encoding DNA-directed RNA polymerase subunit beta, which yields MEQGKSKRFPRQTEEVKSKGKERERSGKNWRLRVAKMVLVPLLLFFSLVIGLMIGYGGVGKKPMSDVFNLGTYTHMWDLMFEDT from the coding sequence ATGGAACAAGGGAAGAGCAAACGTTTCCCGCGTCAAACCGAAGAAGTTAAGTCAAAAGGAAAAGAGCGGGAACGGAGCGGCAAGAATTGGCGGCTGAGAGTTGCCAAGATGGTGCTGGTCCCACTCCTGCTGTTTTTCTCGCTGGTCATTGGTCTGATGATCGGATACGGTGGAGTTGGCAAGAAGCCAATGTCTGATGTATTCAATCTGGGAACCTACACACATATGTGGGATTTAATGTTTGAAGATACGTAG
- a CDS encoding flagellar hook-basal body protein encodes MQSLNISTSAMRGIQQALDNTANNLANIDTIGYKRRVASFSELLSDSMNEQPAADNQNRNTPVGIRIGSGARLGMTKLDIGQGSVKVTDVPTDVLVEGDGYFLVTHKIKDATGAVIQEENRLTRDGSFKVSFDDDEQGYVLHTTSGHILTDENGVNIVLPEPVTNIQITAEGALTANGVSYGNIGLWKVDNPDQLQQVGQNLFDADLDSGANPTTKYTNALITGDATLRQGALESSNVSMTEEMSQLVNIQRAYQLNSRAVGISDQMMGIANQLRSR; translated from the coding sequence ATGCAGTCGCTTAATATTTCCACATCAGCTATGCGCGGTATTCAGCAAGCGTTGGACAATACAGCCAACAACCTGGCGAATATTGATACAATCGGGTACAAGCGCCGGGTCGCATCGTTTTCCGAGCTTCTCTCCGATTCGATGAATGAACAGCCGGCAGCAGACAATCAAAATCGGAATACGCCAGTAGGGATTCGGATCGGAAGCGGTGCCCGTCTTGGCATGACCAAGCTGGATATTGGACAAGGTAGTGTGAAAGTTACGGATGTGCCAACAGATGTGTTGGTTGAGGGAGACGGGTATTTTCTAGTCACTCACAAGATCAAGGACGCTACTGGTGCTGTCATTCAAGAGGAAAATCGATTGACACGCGACGGCTCTTTCAAGGTCTCATTCGATGATGATGAACAAGGTTATGTATTGCACACTACCTCTGGTCACATCTTGACTGACGAAAACGGGGTAAATATTGTATTGCCAGAGCCAGTCACCAATATTCAAATTACTGCCGAGGGAGCGCTTACTGCCAATGGAGTGTCTTACGGCAATATCGGTCTTTGGAAAGTAGACAATCCTGATCAGTTGCAGCAGGTCGGTCAGAATCTGTTTGATGCTGATTTAGATTCCGGTGCAAATCCAACTACTAAATACACCAATGCCCTCATTACAGGCGATGCTACACTGCGACAAGGAGCATTGGAAAGCTCCAATGTAAGCATGACAGAGGAAATGTCCCAACTGGTGAACATTCAGCGTGCATATCAATTGAACTCACGCGCAGTCGGCATCAGTGATCAAATGATGGGCATTGCCAACCAACTGAGAAGCAGATAA